In Streptococcus oralis, a single window of DNA contains:
- a CDS encoding DUF6287 domain-containing protein, which translates to MKIGKIIKRTEDTVYIGYNNGSFQKSAIENCEFEPKIGDIVHIYEDLVVKLEAKNAAFTYKPKHKIISIEDGLARIQLNTGDELLIPIRELNFQPKLNQLVEIYQDADEIIVLRSKKKGINWLLLLSCSLIPIVLISFMFFFNHKKQDTEAVSTTTEQVSTSSTTTTSTTSATTTTSLTTTQDSVTTTEEKPSTQEEQTNAESQKIDEQAILNGDFSTLVGTWRNELGQEFTFDKNGLVNSGNIEKVSMGNDGSINFSIRAGSSGYGMSIYPAGSTMKWVDSDSSKNRLIAGQAAPTSSEQVFYKVD; encoded by the coding sequence ATGAAAATAGGAAAGATAATTAAAAGAACTGAAGATACTGTTTATATTGGTTATAATAATGGAAGTTTTCAAAAGTCTGCTATTGAGAATTGTGAATTTGAGCCCAAAATCGGGGATATTGTTCATATCTATGAGGATTTAGTTGTAAAACTTGAAGCTAAAAATGCTGCTTTTACTTATAAACCGAAGCATAAGATCATTAGTATTGAAGATGGGCTTGCTAGAATACAGCTGAATACAGGGGATGAACTACTTATTCCAATTCGTGAGCTGAATTTTCAACCTAAATTAAATCAATTAGTTGAGATTTATCAGGATGCTGATGAAATTATTGTTCTACGATCGAAAAAAAAAGGCATCAACTGGCTGTTGCTTTTGTCATGTTCCTTAATTCCTATAGTACTGATAAGTTTTATGTTCTTCTTTAATCATAAGAAGCAAGATACAGAAGCAGTAAGTACTACAACAGAACAGGTTTCTACTAGTAGTACGACAACGACAAGTACAACAAGTGCAACAACGACTACTAGTTTAACAACTACTCAAGATAGTGTTACGACTACGGAGGAAAAACCTTCGACACAAGAAGAGCAAACGAATGCTGAGTCACAAAAAATAGATGAGCAAGCCATTCTAAATGGAGATTTCTCTACTCTAGTCGGAACTTGGAGAAATGAGCTTGGACAAGAGTTTACATTCGATAAAAATGGATTAGTAAACAGTGGAAATATTGAGAAAGTGAGCATGGGTAACGATGGAAGTATTAATTTCAGTATTAGAGCAGGTTCCTCAGGGTATGGAATGAGTATTTATCCTGCAGGGAGCACTATGAAGTGGGTTGATTCTGATTCAAGTAAAAACAGGCTTATTGCTGGGCAAGCTGCTCCAACTAGCTCAGAACAAGTTTTTTATAAAGTAGACTGA
- a CDS encoding YqeG family HAD IIIA-type phosphatase yields MPAARAKTVFDIPYQRLYQIGFKGLIFDIDQTLVMHGAPATEQVIELFQKLKNLGFHLFLLSNNDEERISEFNQHLAVPYIPISEKPNPKNFIKALEIMNLESFETVMIGDQLFTDVLGASRANIPTILVDFLYDPKEGGIGKKRWVEKLLLSTYPLLRQKNTDLDLLKKENPHGFLE; encoded by the coding sequence ATGCCTGCAGCAAGAGCAAAAACCGTCTTTGATATTCCCTATCAAAGATTATATCAAATTGGTTTTAAAGGATTAATTTTCGATATAGATCAAACTCTTGTGATGCATGGCGCTCCTGCAACAGAACAGGTTATTGAACTTTTCCAAAAACTGAAAAACCTTGGTTTCCATCTCTTTCTTTTGTCAAATAACGACGAAGAAAGAATATCCGAATTCAATCAACATCTTGCCGTCCCTTATATTCCTATATCAGAAAAACCCAATCCAAAAAACTTCATAAAAGCTCTTGAAATTATGAATCTAGAGTCTTTTGAAACAGTGATGATTGGAGATCAACTTTTTACAGATGTGTTAGGTGCTAGCCGAGCTAATATACCTACTATCTTAGTTGATTTTTTATATGATCCTAAAGAGGGAGGAATTGGTAAAAAACGATGGGTGGAAAAACTTCTACTATCGACTTATCCTCTTTTAAGACAAAAAAATACAGATCTAGATTTACTCAAGAAGGAGAATCCACATGGTTTTTTGGAATAA